Proteins encoded together in one Jaculus jaculus isolate mJacJac1 chromosome 7, mJacJac1.mat.Y.cur, whole genome shotgun sequence window:
- the Hcst gene encoding hematopoietic cell signal transducer isoform X4 → MVIYTFSNLFPTWPFLSQMLSFIYSSAATAHTSPGSCSGCGPLQLLVGLVAADAVMSLLIVGVVYACMGPRHRPTPAEDGIIYINMPSRG, encoded by the exons ATGGTAATATACACGTTTTCAAACCTCTTTCCCACATGGCCTTTCCTTTCTCAGATGTTAAGCTTCATTTATTCATCAG CGGCCACTGCTCACACTTCCCCAG GTTCCTGCTCCGGATGTGGGCCCCTGCAGCTCCTGGTAGGCTTGGTGGCCGCAGATGCGGTCATGTCACTGCTAATCGTGGGggtggtgtatgcatgcatgggCCCACGCCACAGACCTACTCCAG caGAAGATGGCATCATCTACATCAACATGCCCAGCCGGGGCTGA
- the Hcst gene encoding hematopoietic cell signal transducer isoform X1 encodes MAFPFSDVKLHLFISGHCSHFPRNLGSTWWGSSPLPGAEAQLQGGRQHLCCIGWSGSTLQVPAPDVGPCSSCRRWHHLHQHAQPGLTALISASHSSHPGPCVVVWECSPFGFE; translated from the exons ATGGCCTTTCCTTTCTCAGATGTTAAGCTTCATTTATTCATCAG CGGCCACTGCTCACACTTCCCCAG GAATCTCGGATCCACCTGGTGGGGGTCTTCCCCTCTCCCAGGGGCAGAAGCACAGCTTCAGGGAGGCAGACAGCATCTCTGCTGCATAGGCTGGTCTGGCTCCACCCTGCAGGTTCCTGCTCCGGATGTGGGCCCCTGCAGCTCCTG caGAAGATGGCATCATCTACATCAACATGCCCAGCCGGGGCTGACCGCCCTGATTTCAGCCTCTCATTCTTCTCATCCAggaccatgtgtggtggtttgggaGTGCAGCCCTTTTGGATTCGAATAA
- the Hcst gene encoding hematopoietic cell signal transducer isoform X3, protein MSGPQYLTRFLQLQPSMASPTHLLLFLLLLAAATAHTSPGSCSGCGPLQLLVGLVAADAVMSLLIVGVVYACMGPRHRPTPEDGIIYINMPSRG, encoded by the exons ATGTCTGGACCACAGTACTTAACCAGGTTCCTTCAGCTTCAACCCTCCATGGCCAGTCCAACCCACCTCCTCCTGTTCTTGCTTTTGCTCGCAG CGGCCACTGCTCACACTTCCCCAG GTTCCTGCTCCGGATGTGGGCCCCTGCAGCTCCTGGTAGGCTTGGTGGCCGCAGATGCGGTCATGTCACTGCTAATCGTGGGggtggtgtatgcatgcatgggCCCACGCCACAGACCTACTCCAG AAGATGGCATCATCTACATCAACATGCCCAGCCGGGGCTGA
- the Hcst gene encoding hematopoietic cell signal transducer isoform X2 — MSGPQYLTRFLQLQPSMASPTHLLLFLLLLAAATAHTSPGSCSGCGPLQLLVGLVAADAVMSLLIVGVVYACMGPRHRPTPAEDGIIYINMPSRG; from the exons ATGTCTGGACCACAGTACTTAACCAGGTTCCTTCAGCTTCAACCCTCCATGGCCAGTCCAACCCACCTCCTCCTGTTCTTGCTTTTGCTCGCAG CGGCCACTGCTCACACTTCCCCAG GTTCCTGCTCCGGATGTGGGCCCCTGCAGCTCCTGGTAGGCTTGGTGGCCGCAGATGCGGTCATGTCACTGCTAATCGTGGGggtggtgtatgcatgcatgggCCCACGCCACAGACCTACTCCAG caGAAGATGGCATCATCTACATCAACATGCCCAGCCGGGGCTGA
- the Hcst gene encoding hematopoietic cell signal transducer isoform X5, which produces MSGPQYLTRFLQLQPSMASPTHLLLFLLLLAGSCSGCGPLQLLVGLVAADAVMSLLIVGVVYACMGPRHRPTPAEDGIIYINMPSRG; this is translated from the exons ATGTCTGGACCACAGTACTTAACCAGGTTCCTTCAGCTTCAACCCTCCATGGCCAGTCCAACCCACCTCCTCCTGTTCTTGCTTTTGCTCGCAG GTTCCTGCTCCGGATGTGGGCCCCTGCAGCTCCTGGTAGGCTTGGTGGCCGCAGATGCGGTCATGTCACTGCTAATCGTGGGggtggtgtatgcatgcatgggCCCACGCCACAGACCTACTCCAG caGAAGATGGCATCATCTACATCAACATGCCCAGCCGGGGCTGA
- the LOC101615166 gene encoding TYRO protein tyrosine kinase-binding protein codes for MGVLEPSRGFLMLPALLTVGGLSPVQAQSECSCSPVSPGVLAGIVLGDLVLTLLIALAVYSLGRLVPHRPGAAEGTRKQRITETESPYQELQGQRPDVYSDLNTQRQHYR; via the exons ATGGGGGTCCTGGAGCCCTCCCGGGGCTTTCTGATGCTTCCTGCCCTTCTGACTGTGGGAG GTCTCAGTCCTGTCCAGGCCCAGAGCG AATGCAGCTGCTCCCCGGTGAGCCCGGGTGTGCTGGCGGGCATCGTGCTAGGAGACCTGGTGCTGACGCTCCTTATCGCCCTGGCCGTGTACTCTCTGGGCCGGCTAGTGCCTCATCGCCCAGGGGCTGCAGAGG ggacccggAAACAGCGCATCACAGAGACCGAGTCACCTTATCAG GAGCTCCAAGGTCAGAGGCCAGATGTCTACAGTGACCTCAACACACAAAGGCAGCATTACAGATAA